One genomic region from Thermoleptolyngbya sichuanensis A183 encodes:
- a CDS encoding histidine kinase gives MSATPCHILIEGSPIVIYASRNGTPERLLPILNPFLDTFWQERGLVGEQGDTPACLAAQVIVRLGFEFCEDDFSNLKASTEFDPTVQYLYEIRGDRTLHIWVADEAYRQQPQLGLAGCRELVEQAAPQA, from the coding sequence ATGTCTGCTACACCCTGTCATATTCTGATCGAGGGCAGCCCGATTGTCATCTACGCCAGCCGGAATGGCACGCCTGAGCGCCTTCTGCCGATTTTGAATCCGTTTCTAGACACCTTTTGGCAGGAGCGGGGGCTGGTGGGCGAACAGGGTGACACGCCCGCCTGTTTGGCCGCGCAGGTGATTGTGCGGCTGGGGTTTGAGTTTTGTGAGGACGATTTCTCAAACCTGAAGGCCAGCACCGAGTTCGACCCGACGGTGCAATATCTATACGAAATTCGGGGCGATCGCACGCTTCACATCTGGGTCGCCGATGAAGCCTATCGACAGCAGCCCCAACTCGGATTAGCGGGCTGTCGGGAACTCGTCGAGCAGGCTGCGCCACAGGCCTGA
- the larB gene encoding nickel pincer cofactor biosynthesis protein LarB, with amino-acid sequence MSTPEALRQLLNAVAQGKVSPDTALEKLKYFDFEPVEEFAKIDHHRALRTGFPEAIWGPGKTPEQIAQIMQTMRQRSRVVMATRIEPAVYDQVRSLVPDAVYYPMARICAIAPLTLTPVHPGTITLLSAGTADLPVAEEAAITAELAGFQVQRLWDVGVAGIHRLLNNRHFVQTADVLIVVAGMEGALPSVVAGLADCPVIAVPTSVGYGASFDGLAALLTMLNSCAAGIGVVNIDNGFGAAVLAGQILRTASRITVESTPPKGVP; translated from the coding sequence GTGTCTACACCCGAAGCGCTCCGCCAGTTGCTCAATGCCGTTGCCCAGGGCAAAGTCAGCCCTGACACGGCGCTCGAAAAGCTGAAATATTTTGACTTTGAACCCGTCGAAGAGTTTGCCAAAATCGACCACCATCGGGCGCTGCGGACGGGCTTCCCTGAAGCCATCTGGGGCCCCGGCAAAACGCCGGAGCAGATCGCCCAGATCATGCAGACCATGCGCCAGCGCAGCCGGGTGGTGATGGCGACGCGCATCGAGCCAGCCGTGTATGACCAGGTGCGATCGCTCGTTCCAGACGCAGTGTATTACCCAATGGCGCGGATCTGTGCGATCGCCCCCCTCACGCTCACACCTGTCCATCCCGGCACAATCACGCTGCTATCGGCAGGTACAGCAGATTTGCCAGTGGCAGAAGAAGCAGCGATTACGGCAGAACTCGCTGGATTCCAGGTACAGCGGCTCTGGGACGTGGGCGTGGCGGGCATCCACCGCCTGCTAAACAATCGCCATTTTGTGCAAACGGCGGACGTGCTGATCGTCGTGGCGGGCATGGAGGGGGCACTGCCTAGCGTCGTAGCGGGTCTGGCGGATTGTCCCGTGATTGCCGTGCCCACCAGCGTCGGCTACGGTGCCAGCTTCGACGGGCTGGCGGCCCTGCTGACCATGCTCAACTCCTGTGCGGCAGGCATCGGCGTGGTGAACATTGACAACGGCTTTGGGGCCGCGGTGTTGGCGGGGCAAATCCTGCGAACCGCATCACGGATTACAGTTGAATCCACCCCCCCCAAAGGAGTACCCTAA
- a CDS encoding Uma2 family endonuclease has product MSVPTTPATPSAPEAALDFFEQAQLDGVTFPPGDLYSDEPPLETDFHLQQMLLLIKCLDWFWRDRQDFYVSGNLTIYYSPNQSKSKDFRGPDFFVVLNTEKRPRKSWVVWEEDGKYPNVIIELLSPSTASTDRGLKKQIYQDTFRTPDYFWFDPTTQEFQGFHLLDGVYQALSPNDQGHLWSQQLQLWLGVVAGQLRFLTPAGQLVPTPEESALAEQQQRLAEQQQREAAEALLARYRDRFGELPPE; this is encoded by the coding sequence ATGTCGGTTCCGACGACTCCTGCGACTCCCTCTGCGCCCGAAGCTGCTCTCGATTTCTTCGAGCAGGCGCAGTTGGATGGCGTGACCTTTCCTCCCGGCGACCTCTACAGCGACGAGCCTCCCTTGGAAACCGATTTTCACTTGCAGCAAATGCTGCTGCTAATCAAATGCTTGGACTGGTTTTGGCGCGATCGCCAGGATTTCTACGTCTCCGGTAATCTCACGATCTACTACAGCCCAAACCAGAGTAAATCGAAGGATTTTCGTGGGCCTGATTTCTTCGTCGTCCTCAACACAGAGAAGCGTCCCCGCAAAAGCTGGGTCGTTTGGGAAGAAGACGGCAAGTACCCCAATGTCATTATCGAACTTTTGTCGCCATCTACCGCCAGCACCGACCGGGGCCTCAAAAAGCAAATCTATCAAGACACCTTCCGCACGCCAGACTACTTCTGGTTTGACCCGACCACGCAGGAGTTTCAGGGCTTTCATCTGTTGGATGGAGTCTATCAAGCGTTGTCGCCCAATGATCAGGGACACTTGTGGAGCCAGCAGTTGCAACTCTGGTTGGGCGTGGTGGCGGGGCAACTCCGATTCCTGACACCTGCGGGGCAACTCGTCCCCACGCCAGAAGAATCGGCCCTAGCAGAACAGCAGCAGCGACTGGCAGAACAGCAGCAGCGGGAAGCTGCCGAAGCCCTGCTGGCTCGATACCGCGATCGCTTTGGCGAGTTGCCGCCCGAATAA
- the csaB gene encoding polysaccharide pyruvyl transferase CsaB — MRAVLCGYYGKGNGGDEALLAALLQMLPPQVTPLVLSGNPAETATRFGVEVCDRMNAAQVLQALRRSDAFIWGGGSLMQDATSAVNPWYYGGLMLTAQRMGLKTIAWAQGVGPLHRAASRWLARQAFVGCQGVSVRDRPSAELLTAWGVPVTLAPDPVWALQGRPVPGLWDLPAPRVAVALRPHAALTEARLHTLGRALAMFQQATQTHVLLVPFQPVQDGAIAQTLHSHLPDHSTVLTLTDPLQLAGLFQGVELAIAMRLHGLIMAAAHQCRCFAISYDPKVSRLMDEYQLPGWELDHLPDDATAISRTWIDLYANGDGLSTDQLAAIGDRAAIHRDLLAQLL; from the coding sequence ATGCGGGCGGTTTTGTGTGGCTACTATGGCAAGGGAAATGGCGGCGACGAGGCGCTGTTGGCGGCGCTGCTGCAAATGCTGCCGCCCCAGGTAACGCCGCTGGTGCTGTCGGGCAATCCGGCGGAGACGGCGACTCGGTTTGGGGTGGAGGTGTGCGATCGCATGAATGCTGCACAAGTTCTGCAAGCACTCCGTCGGTCGGATGCCTTTATCTGGGGCGGCGGCAGCCTCATGCAAGACGCGACCAGCGCCGTGAATCCCTGGTATTATGGCGGGCTGATGCTGACGGCCCAGCGCATGGGGCTAAAAACCATTGCCTGGGCCCAAGGCGTGGGGCCGCTGCACCGTGCTGCCAGTCGGTGGCTGGCTCGGCAAGCGTTTGTCGGGTGTCAGGGAGTGAGTGTGCGCGATCGCCCCTCTGCGGAACTGCTCACCGCCTGGGGGGTTCCTGTGACGCTGGCTCCTGACCCCGTGTGGGCATTACAGGGTCGTCCGGTGCCGGGGCTGTGGGATTTGCCCGCGCCGCGAGTGGCCGTGGCCCTGCGGCCCCACGCCGCATTGACCGAGGCTCGGCTGCACACCCTCGGCCGGGCCCTGGCCATGTTTCAGCAGGCGACCCAAACCCATGTGCTGCTGGTTCCCTTCCAGCCCGTGCAGGATGGGGCGATCGCCCAAACGCTGCACAGCCACCTGCCCGACCACAGCACCGTTCTAACGCTCACCGATCCGCTCCAGCTTGCTGGATTGTTTCAGGGAGTGGAACTGGCGATCGCTATGCGTCTGCACGGGCTGATTATGGCCGCTGCCCATCAGTGCCGCTGCTTTGCCATCAGCTATGACCCCAAGGTGAGCCGCCTGATGGACGAATATCAGCTTCCTGGCTGGGAACTGGATCACCTGCCCGACGATGCCACCGCCATCAGCCGCACCTGGATCGACCTCTACGCCAACGGAGACGGGCTATCGACCGACCAACTCGCCGCCATTGGCGATCGCGCTGCTATCCACCGCGACCTGCTCGCCCAACTCCTCTGA
- a CDS encoding DUF2499 domain-containing protein: MHALSIPTWIIHISSVVEWIAAIWLVWVYADVSQQPAWRSLSWGMLPVLISAMCACTWHFFDNAPQLEWLVTVQAATTVLGNVTLCIAGWWIWRSTRPAKE; encoded by the coding sequence ATGCACGCCCTCTCAATTCCCACCTGGATCATTCACATTTCGAGCGTGGTGGAATGGATCGCCGCCATCTGGCTGGTCTGGGTCTATGCTGACGTGTCGCAGCAGCCCGCATGGCGATCGCTCTCCTGGGGAATGTTGCCCGTGCTGATTAGCGCCATGTGTGCCTGCACCTGGCACTTTTTCGACAACGCGCCCCAGTTGGAGTGGCTGGTGACGGTGCAGGCAGCGACGACCGTTCTGGGCAATGTTACGCTTTGCATTGCGGGCTGGTGGATCTGGCGATCTACTCGACCTGCCAAGGAATAG
- a CDS encoding bifunctional nuclease family protein, producing MIEMKVAGIALEAASRSPLVLLRDASERRQLPIYIAHDQARAIMSAIENQTPPRPLTHDLLVNILDECDLMVERVVIHSLQDNTFYAILTIRQGEVRKEIDARPSDAIVIAIRTRSPIWVMEEVVADASYPVDTDADEAERQAFRDFLSNLRPEDFTQRGQSKSSEG from the coding sequence ATGATTGAGATGAAAGTCGCTGGAATTGCCCTAGAGGCAGCCTCCCGCAGCCCCTTGGTGCTGCTGCGAGACGCATCCGAACGACGCCAGCTTCCGATCTATATCGCCCACGATCAGGCTCGCGCCATCATGAGCGCGATCGAGAACCAGACTCCGCCCCGTCCCCTCACCCACGATTTGCTGGTCAACATTCTAGATGAATGCGACCTGATGGTAGAACGGGTCGTGATTCACTCGCTTCAAGACAATACGTTTTACGCGATTTTGACCATTCGCCAGGGCGAGGTGCGAAAGGAAATCGATGCTCGCCCCAGCGATGCCATCGTGATTGCAATCCGCACGCGCAGCCCGATCTGGGTGATGGAGGAGGTGGTGGCGGATGCGTCTTACCCAGTGGACACGGATGCCGACGAAGCAGAGCGTCAGGCTTTCCGCGACTTTCTCTCGAACCTGCGCCCAGAGGATTTCACGCAGCGGGGACAGTCTAAAAGTAGTGAGGGGTAG
- a CDS encoding riboflavin synthase — translation MFTGLIQTLGTLSALSETEVQVTCTDARLLRDLELGDSVAVDGVCLTVMRCLADGFVAAVSPETLDRTALGRRNVEIPVNLEASLRVGSKLGGHFVTGHVDGAGYLESAVPTETSWEMRFSVRDRRVARYIVPKGSIAVNGISLTVADCDAAGSWFTVAVIPLTYTETNLQHLKPGDRVNLEGDILGKYVEKFLWLGDATPFDAKGTEDALPDSLTPAFLAEHGYL, via the coding sequence GTGTTCACTGGACTGATTCAAACGCTCGGAACCCTGTCTGCTCTCAGCGAGACGGAAGTGCAAGTCACCTGCACCGATGCTCGCCTGCTCCGTGATTTGGAACTGGGGGACAGCGTGGCGGTAGACGGCGTTTGCTTGACGGTGATGCGCTGTTTGGCGGATGGCTTTGTGGCGGCTGTTTCGCCGGAAACGCTCGACCGCACAGCGCTGGGGCGGCGGAATGTTGAAATTCCGGTCAACCTGGAAGCCTCTCTGCGGGTGGGCAGCAAGCTGGGCGGGCATTTTGTGACGGGGCACGTAGACGGGGCGGGCTACTTAGAATCCGCTGTCCCCACGGAAACCTCCTGGGAGATGCGGTTTTCGGTGCGCGATCGCCGCGTGGCCCGCTACATCGTGCCCAAGGGCAGCATCGCGGTTAACGGCATCAGCCTGACGGTGGCCGATTGTGACGCGGCGGGCAGTTGGTTCACTGTGGCAGTGATCCCGCTGACCTATACTGAAACGAACTTGCAGCACCTCAAACCGGGCGATCGCGTCAATCTGGAAGGCGACATCCTGGGCAAGTACGTAGAAAAGTTTCTCTGGCTGGGAGATGCCACCCCATTCGATGCTAAGGGAACAGAAGATGCGTTACCTGATTCGCTCACGCCTGCTTTTTTGGCAGAACACGGCTACTTATAG
- the proB gene encoding glutamate 5-kinase: MTQTVSQPGSQPVSQPATQTIVVKIGTSSLTQPETGYLAIATIAKLVEALCQLRQQGHQVILVSSGAVGVGCARLRMTERPRTIAMKQAVAAVGQGRLMRVYDDFFSSLDQPIAQVLLTRSDLVQRSRYVNAYRTFRQLLKLGVIPIVNENDTLAVEELKFGDNDTLSALVASLVEADWLFLLTDVDRLYSADPRYHPEAQPISLVDDIAALAEQVEVGDRGTNWGTGGMVTKISAAKIATAAGVRTVITEGRSPDNIAQILAGASLGTQFEPEDQPFNARKRWIAHGLVPAGKLYLDKGAVNAIRQAGRSLLAAGIAEVEGEFQPQDAVQLCDQNGQEIARGIVNYSSAELQQIRGRHSDDIPKILGYAGAETVVHRDNLVLSN, from the coding sequence ATGACCCAAACGGTTTCCCAGCCCGGTTCCCAACCCGTTTCCCAGCCTGCAACGCAGACAATTGTGGTGAAAATTGGCACCTCCAGTCTGACGCAGCCTGAAACCGGATATCTGGCGATCGCCACCATTGCCAAGCTGGTCGAGGCGCTGTGTCAACTGCGGCAACAGGGGCATCAGGTGATCCTCGTCTCCTCTGGAGCAGTGGGCGTGGGCTGTGCGCGGCTGCGGATGACAGAACGCCCCCGCACCATCGCCATGAAGCAGGCCGTGGCGGCGGTAGGGCAAGGGCGGCTGATGCGGGTGTATGACGACTTTTTTTCCTCCCTCGATCAGCCCATTGCCCAGGTATTGCTGACCCGCAGCGACCTAGTGCAGCGTAGCCGCTATGTCAATGCCTACCGCACCTTTCGGCAATTGCTGAAGCTGGGCGTGATCCCGATTGTGAACGAAAACGACACGCTGGCCGTCGAGGAACTCAAGTTCGGCGACAACGATACGCTGTCGGCGCTGGTGGCTAGCCTGGTCGAGGCAGACTGGCTGTTTTTGCTGACAGATGTCGATCGGCTCTATTCCGCTGACCCGCGCTATCACCCAGAGGCGCAGCCCATCAGCCTGGTAGACGATATCGCCGCGCTGGCAGAACAGGTGGAGGTGGGCGATCGCGGCACGAACTGGGGCACGGGCGGCATGGTGACGAAAATCTCGGCGGCGAAGATTGCGACAGCGGCGGGCGTGCGGACGGTGATTACCGAAGGGCGATCGCCCGACAATATTGCCCAAATCCTCGCCGGAGCTTCCCTCGGCACTCAGTTCGAGCCAGAAGACCAGCCCTTTAATGCCCGCAAGCGCTGGATCGCCCACGGACTGGTTCCCGCAGGCAAGCTCTATCTAGACAAAGGCGCAGTCAACGCCATTCGGCAGGCAGGGCGATCGCTGCTGGCGGCGGGCATCGCCGAAGTAGAGGGCGAGTTTCAGCCCCAGGACGCAGTGCAGCTCTGTGACCAAAACGGTCAAGAAATCGCCCGTGGCATCGTCAACTACAGCAGCGCCGAACTCCAGCAAATTCGCGGCCGCCACTCCGACGACATTCCCAAAATCCTGGGTTATGCAGGCGCAGAAACCGTGGTGCATCGCGACAACCTGGTGCTGAGTAATTAG
- a CDS encoding AI-2E family transporter has protein sequence MKLGQWIGLLALIAAIYILWSIQQLLLLMFVGIVFATALNRLVRWMGKHGVPRGAASIFSIVGLLLIMTLFVAIIVPPFLDQFQLLTELVPQGLNQLRLGLDWLTERLPGSASELVPNFNELFNQLQPFVSGLANNFFRAFSGFFNVGVSFLFVLMLTIMLLLNPHPYRQGFLRLVPSFYRRRADEILTLCEEDLVGWIIGTLINMVVIAIVSGIVLQILGVKLVLANALVAGLMEAIPNLGPVLSTIAPVAIALIDSPVKALGVLIAYVLIQQLEQFLLVPVVMGQQVSLLPAVTLLAQFAFASFFGFLGLFLAIPLVIIVRILLREVVIRDVLDQWTNPEFEHREQESHLLENQEGAIAPAVCSSGFSTHTLSHSATAAESPDATHPPKNPPKNPSDAIAETGYIASNPGCSDPSAESGSPDGNSEQSD, from the coding sequence ATGAAACTTGGACAATGGATCGGTCTGCTGGCCCTGATTGCTGCCATCTATATTCTCTGGTCGATTCAGCAACTGCTGCTGCTGATGTTTGTCGGCATTGTCTTTGCCACAGCGCTGAATCGGCTAGTGCGCTGGATGGGCAAGCATGGCGTTCCACGGGGGGCCGCGTCGATTTTCTCCATTGTGGGTCTGCTGCTAATCATGACCCTGTTTGTGGCGATCATCGTGCCGCCGTTTCTGGATCAGTTTCAACTGCTGACGGAGCTTGTGCCCCAGGGGTTGAACCAGCTTCGGCTGGGGTTGGACTGGCTGACTGAGCGGCTTCCGGGTAGCGCATCCGAACTAGTGCCCAACTTCAACGAGCTATTTAACCAGCTTCAGCCGTTTGTGTCGGGGCTGGCAAATAATTTTTTCCGGGCGTTTTCTGGGTTCTTTAATGTCGGTGTCAGCTTCCTGTTTGTGCTGATGCTGACCATTATGCTGCTGCTCAACCCCCACCCCTATCGCCAGGGATTTTTGCGGCTCGTGCCGTCGTTTTATCGCCGCCGCGCCGACGAGATTCTGACGCTGTGCGAAGAAGATCTGGTGGGCTGGATTATTGGAACGCTGATCAACATGGTGGTGATTGCCATCGTCAGCGGCATCGTGCTGCAAATTCTCGGTGTAAAGCTGGTGCTGGCCAATGCGCTAGTGGCGGGGCTGATGGAGGCGATTCCCAACCTAGGGCCGGTGCTGAGTACCATTGCGCCCGTGGCGATCGCCCTGATCGATTCCCCCGTCAAAGCCCTAGGCGTGCTAATTGCCTACGTCCTGATCCAGCAGCTTGAGCAGTTTCTCCTGGTGCCCGTGGTGATGGGTCAGCAGGTGTCGCTGCTGCCTGCGGTGACGCTCCTGGCGCAGTTTGCCTTTGCGTCCTTCTTTGGGTTTTTGGGTCTGTTTCTGGCGATTCCGCTGGTGATTATCGTCCGCATCTTGCTGCGCGAAGTGGTCATTCGCGATGTGCTGGATCAGTGGACGAATCCTGAATTTGAGCATCGGGAACAAGAAAGCCACTTGTTAGAAAACCAAGAGGGGGCGATCGCTCCTGCGGTCTGCTCATCCGGCTTTTCTACCCATACGCTTTCCCATAGCGCCACCGCCGCTGAGTCTCCAGACGCAACCCACCCGCCGAAGAACCCGCCGAAGAATCCGTCCGATGCGATCGCTGAAACCGGCTATATCGCTAGCAATCCAGGCTGTTCAGACCCTTCGGCGGAGTCTGGCTCCCCAGACGGAAACTCCGAGCAAAGCGATTAG